A window of the Bacillota bacterium genome harbors these coding sequences:
- a CDS encoding prepilin-type N-terminal cleavage/methylation domain-containing protein has product MFKLFRKKNEEGFTIAELLIVIVVLGILAAIAIPSFTGLQKRARRAELESNGRAIVLALEMYKIETGKYPDVQTQENNINELKVPLQGYLTNVEQILQTVPSGTYKKDTPEGGYTLTLGDGDDTEVTFVNGVLQTESETESKPEP; this is encoded by the coding sequence ATGTTTAAATTATTTAGAAAGAAAAATGAAGAAGGATTTACCATTGCAGAATTGTTAATCGTTATTGTAGTGTTGGGAATCCTCGCCGCCATTGCCATCCCTAGTTTCACTGGTCTCCAGAAAAGGGCCCGCAGGGCAGAACTAGAGAGCAATGGAAGGGCCATTGTGCTGGCTTTGGAGATGTATAAGATTGAAACAGGAAAGTATCCCGACGTTCAAACGCAAGAGAATAATATTAACGAGCTAAAAGTTCCCCTTCAGGGTTATCTGACCAATGTTGAACAGATCCTGCAAACAGTCCCCAGTGGAACCTACAAGAAAGATACACCAGAAGGGGGGTATACACTTACCTTGGGCGATGGAGATGATACTGAGGTTACTTTCGTGAACGGCGTACTTCAAACGGAATCTGAAACGGAATCTAAACCGGAACCGTAA
- a CDS encoding AraC family transcriptional regulator gives MVTALGWDSRSWSIHHTPAGMARSLFYYVQSGGHLWATERYRTERQDLNSMLLVYTLNGKGYLEYREKSYTLTPGMGFLINCMNYQLYYTDPQDLWEITWIHFNGSESAGYVERLYEIQGPVFHVPATSSILANMKDIHTMMKQKDPRLDVQASCLIVQILTELLLRSYEGSGNNTLPSPVDRVIRQIEERYDRPLNLDALAQSVGMSKYHLSRIFKKHTGFSPYEYLLNERLTQGKTLLQNTRLSVEEIAQRVGFNSASHFIRMFRKYEGLTPLQFRKRSM, from the coding sequence ATGGTGACAGCCCTAGGTTGGGATAGTAGGTCTTGGTCTATTCATCACACGCCTGCGGGAATGGCCCGTTCTCTCTTCTATTACGTGCAATCTGGCGGACATTTGTGGGCCACTGAACGGTATCGCACTGAACGTCAGGATTTGAACAGTATGTTGCTGGTTTACACTCTGAATGGAAAGGGCTACTTGGAATACCGGGAGAAGTCCTATACCCTGACCCCGGGTATGGGATTCTTGATTAACTGTATGAATTACCAACTGTATTATACTGACCCACAGGATCTTTGGGAGATTACCTGGATTCACTTTAATGGCAGTGAAAGTGCGGGCTATGTGGAGCGGCTCTATGAGATCCAAGGGCCGGTGTTTCATGTACCGGCAACCAGTTCAATTCTCGCAAACATGAAGGACATCCATACCATGATGAAGCAGAAGGATCCGCGTCTCGACGTTCAAGCCTCTTGTCTTATTGTGCAGATTCTTACGGAGCTCTTGCTGAGAAGCTATGAGGGAAGCGGTAACAATACCCTCCCCTCTCCGGTCGACAGGGTGATCCGGCAGATCGAGGAAAGATACGATCGTCCCCTTAATCTTGATGCATTAGCTCAGAGTGTGGGGATGAGTAAGTATCACCTATCTCGTATCTTCAAGAAGCATACGGGGTTCAGTCCCTATGAATACTTGCTGAACGAACGTCTTACCCAGGGAAAAACCCTTTTACAGAACACTAGACTATCGGTGGAGGAAATCGCCCAGCGGGTGGGCTTCAACAGCGCAAGTCATTTCATCAGGATGTTCCGGAAATACGAAGGCCTTACCCCCTTACAGTTTCGCAAGCGGTCGATGTAG